A window of Phragmites australis chromosome 2, lpPhrAust1.1, whole genome shotgun sequence genomic DNA:
TGCCATTGCCATCACAGTGGCTATCCAATCTGACCAGATCAATGAAAAGGTGGAGTGCGTCTTCTCCACGGCGATTCTCTGATAAGCGGTGTATGATGATATTCCATGAGAATACATCCCTTTTCCTCATCATTCTGAAGAGATCAAAAGCCCTGTTGATCAGGTTATGCCGAGAGTATCCATCCATCATGATGTTCCAAGAGCAGATGTCCCTGTACTGCATCTCGTAGAACACCTTCTCCGCATCCGACAGTGAGCCCAGTTTCGCGTGTGCATCAATCAAGGCATTCCACACGAAGCAATCTCTGTTCTCCTCGTCCAAGAGCTTGAAGATGACTGCATGGAGCTGCAACGCCATGGTAAGCGACTGGATTCCGACGCAGGCCTTGAGCAGCGAGCTGAACGTGTGGGCGTTCGGCAGCATCTTGCGCGCAAAGAGCTCGCCATAGAGCGCCACGAAAAGCTCCAACGCCCTGTCAGGCTCGCCGTTCCGGACATGGCACGACACCATGGCTGTCCAGGTGAAGACGTTGTGCTGATCAAGCGGCAGCTCGTCGAAGAGACCGCGCGCCCTGGCGGCCGCCCCGGCGTGGGAGAGGCCCCCGATCATGGTGGTGTAGGAGGTGGCGTTTCTCCTGGGCATCTCCCGGAAGAAGGAGAACGCCCAGTCGGTGCGGCCGGCGTCGACGAGCGCGGCCAGCGCGGCGTTCCAGGCGACCTGGTTCTTCACGGGCATTGCCTCGAACATGTCGAGGGCCTTCTCGGCCTGCCCCGCCTTGCCCGCCTCGCTGACTTCAATGGTCCTCCAGGCCAAGCGAGACCGATGCGGCAGCTCCTGAACTGCTTTGGCGAGCGTCCGCGACGCCATGTTCCGGCGACGCCGCCAGCGGCGGCCCGCGACTTCCGAGGCAGATCGATGGCTGTTCTCCGGCGGGATGAATGCGGAGACGAATTGAGGAATGTCACGTGTGGACGTGTGGTCTCCAGCTTTTTGCTGCTAGGCCCTCAAGTTCTTGTAATTTGCACAAATGGAAGTACTCCGGGGTTCCCTCGCTTCACAAACGAAAAAAGTAAAGGAAAATACGTTTCCTAGTGTTAGACACGCCATTGCGAGCTTTCACCGTTACATGTGATTAGTGCTTGCCACTCGTCTGGTGCAGATATCGTCATAACGTCTCTTAGAGTAGCAATCCTCTTCTCATAAGTAGGACAACGGTAGTGTTTACCAttttaaggtagtgtttggttagttATATAAAGTTTTGAATGAAATAATATAAATAGGTTGTGTAATTAGATGTATGAGATGGTATAAAAATATGTTTGATTAGATGTTATGGATGACATGAGAACGTATTTAGTTGCTTAAAAGTTATGTATTATATCCatgtataacttaattattttataaaaataataattgttatatttgttattatcaaTGAACTATGTtaattagtactaatcattATAATTATAGTTAATCATAACTTAAGTTAtcaataatcatcactaaatacgcataataataattagtcatgattaataatatctaattgtaactaatatttaactaaaaatcCTTAATAACCACCGATAGTCACTAATTATCACAAATCATAAGTGATTAGTAGAGTTGACATAATTTGTATGGGATCGGTCGGCCAATTTTTTTAATGGGATGGTACATGATATTGAGAAATATTTATTCTCAGAACATGTATCATTTTGTCCTGAATGAGATGATACGGTTCATACAACCAAATACAGTAACATGAATATATCCAAATCATCATGTACATATACCATCTCATTCAAGAAACCAAACACTACTAAACTTAAGAGAACGAGGTGAATCTAAAAGGGGCAACTCTCATCAGTTGTCTTAAATCCTAAAAATTTCAATCACTTCAATATTATCCATTAGATTAGAATCCAACAACTCAGGTTGTCCTCTCTCTCTACCCTGGTAACTCACCTAAACACTACCCCTCCCCACCCCTTCCCTCGCCCCGCACCTCCTCTCCAACCTTGTCGGCACCGAGGAAGCCCACCCGTTACAGCCTCCTCGTCCCCCTACAGCCGCCCAAAGCGGCTACCGATGCTGAGGCGATGTTGGAGCCACCAACCGCCTCTCTCTTCGCCCCACCTCCAACTCCCTTTGTCTCTTCCTCAACTCATGGTGCCAGTGTCCAAAATATCAATCCTCACGAGTCATGGTGCAAGGAGCGCCATCAAGTTTAGATGATAAATCTAAGCACCTCGCCAAAATAAtattactccctccggtcataaatacttgccACTTTTAACTTTTTATGATCTTTCATGTAcaattttgattattattttttattaaaatatagttgtaatatataataaaaatataatattatgaaatcattttttagataaatctacacatgtattttttatatttttatattaaatattttagaaactattgtcgatcaaaattttaaaaatttaactaaattatagTCAAAAcgataaatatttatgataGAAGAAAGTACAACATGTAAAAAGACTAAACTTTTTGCACAACATTGCCCATGAGAAAACGCAACAGTTTTGAAGTTTACAACACAGCAGCATTACAACATCCGCACATGGACCAAAAGCGGATGACGATCGATTTTTGTTACTACAGCCATACACACTACCCTCTAAACGCGGTAAAAAAATATCTCACATCAGACTTTATCCAGAGAACGTGCTCCGATCCCGTTCCAACGGGATAGCAGTGAGCTTAAGTTCAGACTTTCAGAGAGGTTTCATCAAAAAGAATAACTCTCAAGTTTCAGAGAGGTTCCACACAAGCCTCAAGTTTCAGAAAAAATCCACACAAACCTCCTCAAGTTTCAGAGAGGTTTCACACAAGAAGCCTCGAGTTTCATTGAGCCTCTATCAAGTTGTAGAAATGTTTCATCGCAGTTCCCAGAGAAGTTTAATCCAAGTTTCAGGAAGTTTTATTTGACTTCCTCTATCAGTATATATCACAATGCAATTTTCATTTACATTCAGAATCTTGAACTCACGAACACACTGGGGAATAAAGCATGCCTGATGGAGCCCACCCAGATACATAAATTTCTCTCCAAACTTCAACACCAATAGCTTAAAGAAAAGAGAATCACCTGATGGGCGACTACAACACTGCATAGAAGGCGAGCTTTAGGGAAAATACAGAGcatacgagagagagagagagagagagagagagagagagagaaggaaaaaaaatgtagtCAACACTGGTATATGATGCTGCCTGATTGCGGACGCAACATCTCACCACAAATCACTGGTAGAAGTCGTTCCCGGTGCTGTCTGAAACCATGTCCATAGAGGTGTCGTTGGAGCTTGTGGCATTGGTCTCCCGATTTGCCCCTGCTGAGTTTGCTTCTGTGTGCCTGCCTCCATTGCCAGAACCTTGAGTCAAGTGATAGTTCTGGAGACTCTGGCGCACCGGGCTTGATAGGGCATTTGAGAATATTGTGTTCTTTGACTGGTCACTGAGACTGGATCTAGGAGCAGACCCAGCTGTTGTTTGGCCATATAAACCAGTTGCGGGTGGAACAACTGAGTTTGTAAACGGATTTGTAATCTGAGGATGCAGATGTACTCTTGGGGAGACATGTGCATCAGTACCTCCATAGTCCATCTCATGCtataaaagaaaacaagagTATGTCAACATTATGATTGGCCTACAAATTTAATGAGTGCAAGAAATCTTAATACTCAATGCAACAGGCATAATGGTAACGAGATGTCCATAGGTAGTTATTTCTAAAGTTCATACTTCATAATGTTTCACCAAACACAACTTAAGACCCCACTCTTATCTAATTCCCGAAATGACAAGTCCATTGCTGAACGTAACTCCTGTAGAGTATGAATTGTATCTTGTATGTTCAGAAATCCTGATTCTAATCAAGGAGATCCATATAAGTATAGATGCAAGTAAAAGATATTTTTGCAATCAAATCAAGTGTTTCTTCTCCGCAAAAGTAAGGCAGCTCATAGTTAAAGCATGTTCTCAGGAAAGGAGGAAGGCCATAGACTTCGAGGTTTCAAGGATAGACCTGGATATGAGACATTATATCAGCTACAGTGAGCCGCTCCTCttcctcatgcttcctcaaAATCCACTGGTAGAGCTTTTCCTGCATCATTAAGCTTGAATTTAGCAAAGTACATTTTCAGACAAATAATCCATAAGAAAACATAACATAACAAATGTAAGGTCTAATATTTAGCAGGCAAGACAACACGGGACAAAGGTTTAAGTGATATGAATATCACAAATTAAAATACAGATTCTTCAATGACAAAATATTTATCATGATCTAAGAATGGTGAATGCTTACATATGTTGTCCTGAAGGACATCAACTAACTCCAGTATCAAATTATGTATACTTACCTATCCTTGTAGTCACTATACCTTACAAATTCTGTAAAAGAGAAAAGACAGATCGAACAAAACTTCTTATTCCACTAATCTCAAGTCCCAATGGATACTACACTATTGCAATACAAAGTTACTTGGGGcaaaaaaataccaaaaaacACATAACATGAACACCTTGAAAAGGAGTCCTACATTGCATAATTTAGTTGTGACATAGATGTGAATGACCTACTCTCTCCTCTCAAGATGGGTTACCTATCAAGAACGGTACACCGGCAGTGCGACACTACACAATAAACACAGAATTGAGACTGCCCCAACCGTCATTTCTTCTTCTAAGCTTCTGCGCGCCGAATCCGGAATCCTACACCCGAATACGGATGGATGGCTAGATCCAACCTATTCACCTCGCCCGTCAAACCCAGCAGACGGCAAAGCTCTACCCTTATTGCCAAATCAAAACTAGAATCGGAATTCGCAGGCGGGGCCAATCGAATTCCCCACCCCACCACCGACCGACCGAACGACCGAAGAGAGGGGGTAGGCAGGGGGAGGGATTAGGGAGGGGTGTGCAATAGGATAGGAGAGGGGGACGGTGTAGTTGGACGCACGAGGGCGTGGCGCTCGCCGGCCTGGAAGGAGAGCTTCTGCTGGGCCATGGCCTGGGTGTAGAGTTGGGAGAGGGAGTTGGCGGCGCCGCAGAAGGTGGAGTAGAGCGTGCGGTCGGCCTCGTCCAGCCGCGGCGCGGCGTCCGTCTTCCTCTTCCgggccatcgccgccgccggagaTGGAGGTGGGCCCCGTCGAATCGGGGAGGAGGGTTTCCCGATTGCTTGCGCTTGCAATTCGCTTCCCTTTTTATTTTACTAGTCAGTTAGCTGTGTGTTGCAACGggacaataaaaatatattagaaggtgattcacatgataaaaaaattatatttatgccaataaaaaaccaataagTCAAGAGATCAAATCTTCAAACTACTTTAAAAGAAATAGTTAACTGTTCATGTGTTACAGCGAGACAACAATAATGCATTTAGAATTCACATGACAATGAGATTACATTCATACGAATGAAAAATTAATAGGTCACGAGATCAAATCTTCAAGctattttataagaaatttcAAATTCTGATTTTGGATAGCCACAATAGAGATCTATATTGATAGGTATTACATCACAATTTCCCATATCAATCCTTACTAATACGGTAATGCTCCTTGTCTTATGTCCAGTATAGGGAAAAAATCGGACGCTGGTTCTTGAGTGCAGCCCACCTCAAGTGAAGGAAAACGCCCACAAGTTTGCATTATCTGTCAACGTGAAATATTGCATGGGCTCACCTGCCTGCTCGTGGTCTCACTCGCGGATCGTATGATAAGTGCACTCGTCCGCTCGTAGGTTCGCTCGCCATGCGTCTACGTTTCCAGAGCCTCTTGCGTATCTTTGTTGGCGATGTTGCAGGAATGTATTTTGTTGTTgcaatacatatttttttatttattgtaGCAATAGTTTCTCCCAACCATGGGTGACAACGAAAGTCCAACGGTACGGTGTCACGGCAACAGTGCTGCCCATCGTGTGATCCAGACCGGAACTTTCAATCGGGAAGGCTGAAACTTCTGGTTCTTGCAGGAAGGTTTCAGTTCGATTTACACatgaggtgctcagtgtttggcgtGATAACTTTTCGCGTCAACACAATCCCTAGGTGTCTGGTGGCTCCATCCATTCTTGGATTTGGTACGATAGCCAGTCTTGGCCAAGAAAAAATTGTAGGAGCAGGATGCAACGAGCTCGTGTAAAAATGTCCAAATGGGATCGTGCCtactgaaagtgcctagaggggggggggggggtgaataggcttttctgaaaattaaaactaaaaatagcggattaaaactgccggatattccggtaaaggccggatactccggtatggtccggagtatccggtctagtccggagtctccggcctgaaggggattttcagaataaatgtgaactaaagataacagctagagtctaagaattacactaggtctactagatatcacaaagctagaataacacttaatactagcaagattgtcactagagcaatttaaatgacaagtcACCGaattcacacgataaagtaaattgcgcaaataagaacacgtgaatttatcccggagttcggccacctcacaaagaagtgcctatgtctccgttgatgagctcacaaagagccaggtcttttccaactccatcctcttctagcgaccaccaagatcaagctagaaattcttactcaattcgaagatgtttacaaacttcccgaggcacaccacaagttttgggtgctcttcgggtgactcctttccttctagaagcccaaagcttcaagagagatgattgcagtagatgctcgatgaagaactcaatgctcaagtagCTTGAACCCTCTTcaaacacaaactctcaaatttttgcaaactttatactagaggtggttggaggagctttgaatgctcttaaagtgctcaagaggtctcaagtttACCAGCCACAGTAAGccctaaatgctatggagagagggggcatttatagcactctttcacaaactagccgttactgtttttgtcagagcttaccggagtatccggtgtacaccggagtctccggtcctaaattcaaaaacggcgtcagaacggtcaccgaacgtgtcagaactagccgttacagttctgttgaattaccggagtctccggtgaacaccggagtctccggtcctgacagtctttccaaaaagattaagtccagagaccagccggaccctccggcctctccaggtaccggagtatccggtaaacaccggagactctggtctttcttttcttttatcaaaaagattaaacgcTAACCGAAAGTCTCTACCGGAGTCTccttcggagactccggttaactcTAAAcatttaccggagtatccggtgaacaccggagactccggtcccccCTTTTAATTACAAAAGCAAATACTTAAcagagactctctggcggagtctccctcggagactccggtctgttaACCCTTAaaataccggagtatccggtgaacaccggagactccggcctttttccaaaaagaataaaccgtaaccgagactctctgccggaggctacctcggagactccggctgaatcactgagtaccggagtatccggtgaacaccgaagactccggactcagtgaagattttcagaaagagttctgtgtccgtgagtgaatgtgtctctcaacagggtgattctaaaggatctcttgagcattgagacactaaccaagcaatcaaatccatccttctaaaaaggcgtctatcctagactcaatttcaaaaataaaagaatgtaaaccctatctagtacccttcgttgattcttcatttgtttcggcgggcgtcaaacgtcatttatcttcacaactaatgcttaaacctgttcatcaCTCGAAAAACATGTTAgatctttaatcgttttgtcatcaataagccaaaacccacttagggggcctaaatgcactttcaatctccccctttttggtgattgatgacaacccgattaaagcatacacaaagatatataaaataagattttgaattctagaagatatggtgagctctCCCTAAATGTGTACATTGGTTTAAACGGAGTTAtacacaaatgcacatatttgagATTTTAAATTCACatgagctccccctatatcctagaatccgtgggatacAATTTTATGATAAGACATGGAACacacaaaacttaagaaagtacgacaatcatcacactaacataaaaggtCTTACAAATTAAGCGACAcaaagttcatcacaaacaatagTCCAATTGTCCAACAACGATAGAAATATTAAATAGAGTCCAAAGCTAAGGAAACTAAGGAAATggataactatctctccccctttggcatcaaacaccaaaaagagagagcctactcgctgctgccatcttcatcatcatcttcttcttcttcatcatctccTTCGGAGTTGTTGCCAGAGGCGCCGTCATAGGAGtcatcttgtgcttgttgttgagaactctcggcagtagcttgggcttcatcataccatgccctagggttctcaacctcaactggtgcactctccgcttcatctgactcaataggagagcaaggTGGCTGGAGGTTCATGTatgtgtacatttgtttctgacgtATCTCATTTTCTTTAAGcgagcaccttgatccttgatttgagtggcattatgggtgcaaatcttgaagattgctttgagagcgctcttgatgaatgatgaccctcaaggaggagcacgtctcgaggcaaactgtctcgagctaggaggagcacgaggaggtgatggagatggggagggagctCGTATGTTCAGGGGCCTCATCCTATAGGGTTCATGCTTAATCTCCTTCATaaaagtcttcttggatacCTTCTCAATGATAAACATTAGATAAGGAGCATATCCACAGCTTTTGATtggcgacttggatgtaaagacaatttcttcccaaagaaagtgcgccacgctgaaaggagcatgatcattgGACATGGCTGCAAGGAGATTTCTGGATATACTCTGAACTGTTGTTGCATCTCCGCTCTTGGGCGCCAAGGTGAGTCGAAATAGGGAGTTTAAACAATGATAAAAAGGCCTCATCCCTGTAAGCTTTCcgaactcaactcgtccatgattcagatacatgaacccaatttcttccaaggtcagctgattctcattgtgaatttgatctttggaAGTATCTCTAGCATCAAGATGAAAATAGTGAGCAAAGCCTCTGAAGCTAATTctgtatttgactccctctATCATCCCgtgcataatgggattttcaTATCCCTCAAACTACACTGTAGCATAGAATTGTGCAATaacttcctcgcaccaatcatacttgaaagccataatattttttaccttcttgctctcacaagctgcTATTACTTCAGTGAACACAGGGTCGTTTTTCCTGGCCATAtagtcccaatcaatccattgcatgggacTAATAGgctttttcttttctaagaTCACTGTCTCATAGAAGTCTGCCTAAAAATCATTCTAGAAGCGATAATCTgcaacattcttctcataaTCATACGGGTTGTtcaacctttcactaacaaccctggaaacatgcttcatgtagttcacTGTCTATTTTGGAGTATCAATGACACAAGCAGTTCTCCgaggtctatgaagtttcaAGGGTCCAATAACTTCATCGGTCTGCTCTTTTGCATCATCCTCGGATTCAGACGagtgttcttgagcaacacCTTTGCCCCTCTCTTTCCTAGAGGGCATTCCTCCTTGTCCTCTTCCTGCTGTCACTTTAGCTAGACCCTTTCCCCTTCCACTTTCTCGGCCTCTCATAGCTTGAGTTTTGGTCCTGCATACGGTCACAATGTCTCTCTCATGATGTTGAGTGGCTCCTCCTTCTTCAATGTGGATGCCTCTGCCTGAGACTACtttgcggactctttcaccGCTAGCGTGATCACTTCCACTATCTTCCGAGCGTGCCGGAGCTCT
This region includes:
- the LOC133905917 gene encoding pentatricopeptide repeat-containing protein At4g16835, mitochondrial-like gives rise to the protein MASRTLAKAVQELPHRSRLAWRTIEVSEAGKAGQAEKALDMFEAMPVKNQVAWNAALAALVDAGRTDWAFSFFREMPRRNATSYTTMIGGLSHAGAAARARGLFDELPLDQHNVFTWTAMVSCHVRNGEPDRALELFVALYGELFARKMLPNAHTFSSLLKACVGIQSLTMALQLHAVIFKLLDEENRDCFVWNALIDAHAKLGSLSDAEKVFYEMQYRDICSWNIMMDGYSRHNLINRAFDLFRMMRKRDVFSWNIIIHRLSENRRGEDALHLFIDLVRLDSHCDGNGKLNASIYTTALHICSVLALLELGRQVHARTVKDGLCQSNVFVCNSLISMYSSCGATFDLEQAFDEMTVRDVISWNTVIQGLGQNGLGRQALAVAERALEQKMYNGNTFIVILTSCSHAGLVTEGLGYFDAMTEKHCVERTLDHYISAIDLLGRAGRLEKAYDLLRSMPFTPNAVAWSTLLHSCLAHKNSVLGSIVAQELKAAHPDGGGNYKRLVQGCRGGGESSEPPYGNEKSVNHTPGCSWVTLSF
- the LOC133905934 gene encoding uncharacterized protein LOC133905934; this encodes MARKRKTDAAPRLDEADRTLYSTFCGAANSLSQLYTQAMAQQKLSFQAGERHALEKLYQWILRKHEEEERLTVADIMSHIQHEMDYGGTDAHVSPRVHLHPQITNPFTNSVVPPATGLYGQTTAGSAPRSSLSDQSKNTIFSNALSSPVRQSLQNYHLTQGSGNGGRHTEANSAGANRETNATSSNDTSMDMVSDSTGNDFYQ